A window of Blautia argi genomic DNA:
GTGATGTGATTTCAGCGAACAGAAAATTATTAGAGGATATTCAATTTGAACTGAGAAAAATGGATTATGGTAAGGGTCATGAAGAGTTGAGGAAAAACAAAGATAATGATAAAAAGGAAAAGATGCCTGATGAGAAATGAAGCAGATTTGAATAATTATTTAAAAGGGAAGAAAGTGTTGTATATAGCAACAAAAAATCTTGATTATATAAGGGTTAATCAAGAAATAGAAATCATAAAAAATAAGGCTTCGTATACAAATGTGATTGCTAGCCAAAATAAAAAATATTTTAAACGTATTGTAGACGTAGCTAAAGAACTATTGAAAGTTCAAAGCAAGGAATACGATATAATTTTTGTCGGATTTATGGCGCAAATGATTTTTCTTTTATTTCCCTGGAAATTTAGAAAGAATATTGTCATTACTGACTTTTTTATTTCAATTTATGATACCTTGGTATTTGATAGAAAAAAAATAAAAAAAGATTCTATTCTAGCCAAATTTTGTAAAATGATAGATATATATACTGTAAAGAAATCAGATTATCTTGTAGCAGATACGAAAACGCACGCAAGTTATTTTGCTGAAGAATTCAATGCAAATGAAAAAAATATATTTGTATGTTATTTGAAAGCGGATAAAAATATTTATTATCCAAGACTTGTGGAAAAACCCGAAGAATATAAAGATAAATATGTAGTGTTGTATTTTGGTTCAATTTTACCCGTTCAAGGTGTAGATGTTGTAATGGAAGCTATACAATACTTAAACAAAGAAAAGTCTATACAATTTATTATTATAGGTCCCACTAATAAAAATTTTTCTCGAGTAGAGTTAGACACTGTTACATATATAGAGTGGTTATCACAGGAAACTCTTTCAGAATATATTGCTTTTAGCGACTTGTGCTTAGCGGGACATTTTTCAGCAACAGTAAATAAAGCAAATAGAACAATACCGGGAAAAGCATATATATATCAAGCAATGAAGAAAGAAATGATTTTAGGGACTAGCGAGGCAAATAAAGAATTGTTTGATGAAACATATAGTTTTGTTAGTAGAGGTGATTCAAAAGAACTTGCTAGATGTATACGGGAACATTATAAAAAATGGAAGTTGGGTTAAAATTAGTATGAAAACAGATTTAATTAGTGTAGTTATACCTGTATATAATGTTGAAAAATATTTAGAGAGATGTTTAGATTCTATATTAAATCAAAGTTACAGTAATTTGCAAATTATTATAGTAGATGATGGTTCTACTGATACTTCAGGGAAAATATGTGATAGGTATGCAATGAAGGATAGTAGGATACAAGTTTTTCATAAAGAAAATGGAGGTTTATCAGATGCGAGAAATTTTGGCCTTGAACATATTTGCGGTAAATATGTAAGCTTTATTGATAGCGATGATTATGTTTCAAAGGATTATATTAAATATTTGTATGGACTGATAGAAACCGTAGATGCAGATATTTCTGCATGTAAGCATTTAGAATCAAACAAAGAGAATTATGAATTTGAATTGACCAAACCATGTGGAATTTGTATATACAGTAGAGAAGAGGCGTTAGAAAGATTATGTTATCAGAAAGGCGTTACTACAAGCGCATGGGCTAAACTTTATAAAACACAATTATTTAAAAGTATACGGTTTCCAAATGGAAAGTTATACGAAGATGAAAGTACATTTTATAAATTATTAGAAAACTCTGAGAAAATGGTGTGTGGTGGACAAATACATTATTTGTATTTTTATAGGAGCGATGGAATTGTTAGAAGTCAATTTAATAAAAGAAAAATGGATTATGTTCAACAATCATTAGAATTTTCTATATATATTAAGCATAACTACCCTCAGTTGTATAATGGAGCAATATCCAAATTACTATGGAGTTGTTTGCACCTTTGGGTTCAAATCGATTCTTCCAAGGAAAATCCAAAAGAATATAGCGAATTGAAAAATCTAATTTGTAAATATAGAATACGTGTAATTCTTGATAGAAAAGTAAGAATGAGAAATAAAATTTTGCTTGTGGGTACTTTTGGAGGCCATATTATCCTTAGAAAAATTTATATGATAAGTAAAAAACGATAGATGAAAATTTTTATTATAAAATACAAAGATGTTTTGAGGAAATACAATGAATGTGAAACAAATGAGG
This region includes:
- a CDS encoding glycosyltransferase family protein is translated as MRNEADLNNYLKGKKVLYIATKNLDYIRVNQEIEIIKNKASYTNVIASQNKKYFKRIVDVAKELLKVQSKEYDIIFVGFMAQMIFLLFPWKFRKNIVITDFFISIYDTLVFDRKKIKKDSILAKFCKMIDIYTVKKSDYLVADTKTHASYFAEEFNANEKNIFVCYLKADKNIYYPRLVEKPEEYKDKYVVLYFGSILPVQGVDVVMEAIQYLNKEKSIQFIIIGPTNKNFSRVELDTVTYIEWLSQETLSEYIAFSDLCLAGHFSATVNKANRTIPGKAYIYQAMKKEMILGTSEANKELFDETYSFVSRGDSKELARCIREHYKKWKLG
- a CDS encoding glycosyltransferase family 2 protein, coding for MKTDLISVVIPVYNVEKYLERCLDSILNQSYSNLQIIIVDDGSTDTSGKICDRYAMKDSRIQVFHKENGGLSDARNFGLEHICGKYVSFIDSDDYVSKDYIKYLYGLIETVDADISACKHLESNKENYEFELTKPCGICIYSREEALERLCYQKGVTTSAWAKLYKTQLFKSIRFPNGKLYEDESTFYKLLENSEKMVCGGQIHYLYFYRSDGIVRSQFNKRKMDYVQQSLEFSIYIKHNYPQLYNGAISKLLWSCLHLWVQIDSSKENPKEYSELKNLICKYRIRVILDRKVRMRNKILLVGTFGGHIILRKIYMISKKR